TCCCAGTGGCCCGGGTATCAGGGCGCTGAGCTGAGGGGTGTTCGGAAAAGATTGCGACACGAACGTTCAAAAGACGACCACGCTCTTCTTCTGGGAAGCGCGCATGTCGCCTCGGTGGTCCAGTCAGGAGACATCGGCAGCCTGGGATATGCGACGGAGGGAAACCACGGGGGACAGGTGTGCATTTTTTCGGTGTGGACTAAAAAACCTTACATGCGAGACAGACTGGGGGGAGGACAGGTCGTTGGCGTCGGGACTGGAGAGGCTCCTTGGAGCGAGGGCGAACTGTGGACTTGGCGGAGCGTTGATCCTCCAAAGATTGTGGGCACGGCGGCAGATGCGGCGCTGGGCACCCCCAAGAGAACGGGGACGGGAGCAGTCGGCTCCTCAGAGACGCCGCCGTGTTGGGAGAGGTCCGTGCcgacagacgaggaggagcTGACGGAGTCGCCTTCGCCAGCAACACTCGCCGCCGACGAGACTCGAACGAGGCCTTTGTTCTGGGCGAAGAAGTCCGGGCAGCTCTCGCCGCGACTCCCGAGCTTCGACAGCGTGAGGCCGAGCGGTTTCTGGAAGAAACTGCGGCGATATCCAGGCAATCTCTTGTCGGCGGTCTGCTTCTCAGCGCCGAGCGGCGCGTGTCCGTCCCCACTTCGATGGGAAGAGAGCGGGCTGGGCGCGCTGGAGAGCGCCGAGAGCGcgccagagagcgaaggcgaggctcCGATCGGCCGCGGACCCGCGGGAGGGACCGGATAGGAGGCCGCCTCCAAGCCAGGCGTCGCCggcttttcgttttcgtcgtctAACAGGTCGCCCCAGAAAGCGCCCTCCCGCGCCACGCTCCCCGTGGCGTCCATATCCCGGCCCTTCTTCCTCAAGAGCGAGGTCGGCTTCGCGTGGAAAAAATTCGGCACAGACACCGAGGTCCGAAGGCCACTCAACGGTTTTTGGGAACGGCCGAAACGGCCTCCCTGCTCCATGCTCCCCGAAACCGACGGCGAACCCGAACTCTCGGCTTGAGAGAAACCGGAGCTGACAGAGTCGCGCCGCTGGAAAGACCCGGTACTGCTGTTGTGACTGTCAACAGGACTTGCGGACAGGAAAGCCTCCGCACAGAAAGGTCGGGGGCAAGTGTTCCCTGCAGCCGAGGGGAAAAAAATTGGTGTGATGGACGGGCCAGACGCAGGGTAGCCGGGAGTCCCGTGGCTGAGTGTGGGTGGTGAgtccggtgtctgtacaaCAGCCCACCCCTGAGGGACGGCACGCCTCGCGCGGTCATCCCTCGGACTTAAAGGAGGCGGCCTGGGCGGATTTCCTTGCATGGTgaaagggaaacagagaacggTCTTTGCCTCTGCTGAAACCGGCGGTCTCGCTGGATGCGCAAAAAACGCGGATAGATCTTCAGGGTGGGACGGAAAAGGGTCCGGAAGGACACAGGCCAGAGCCGAAGCGGAAATTCGTTATCCAACTGCGAGGGAGCTCTCGAAAAAACCTCAGAGTTGatgaggcggagagagacaagagggaATCGGATATCGCAGTGGGGGCTCGGAATGAGACGGCGTGCAAAGCGCGGTACCCCCGCTTTTCAATGCCAAAGCAGGCATGAACCTCAGAAGAACtcaaaacagagaaggcacgTACGCTGAACGGCTGATCCCTTCTCCCACCCAAACAAGCGGAGAGGACGTTCCCCTGGTGTCACGCAAGAGACAAGACTGTCAAAAGTGACAGCAACCCCCGGAAACCAGTTCATTCTCGCCCGTAGGCAAAAGACCGCGGCACACGATAGCCAAGTGCTCCGCAGAAGTGTTCTTCCGCCGGGAACCGGCCGCAGGACGAGCAATTCACGAGCGTCCGATATGATGAAATATTAGCATAAAAAAAACATCACACCAGCAGACACTGCAGCCCGTGCGGACGAAAGCAGATGCACGCGTTCGCCAGTGGACGGCCATACACAAGTCGTCGTCCACGGAAATTCCTCCCCTACGGAACGTCACAGGATAGGTAAAAAGTTGAGTGATTCAGGAAAACAACATCTTGTACCGGAACGAGCAACTCTTTTCGCACGGTCATTTGTAACGTGTCCTGTCTCGACTGCTGTGAAAAGAGCCTGCGACGAAACACGCATGCGTCACCGCTATGCGCAACCCTACAATCGTCTTGTGTCGGTGGCTGATTTCTCGTCTGTACTGGCAGTTCACCATGCACCCGCTTGAGCTCCATTGTGTGTCGCGTCAGTTAGCAAGCAACTGCACTGGAAGTGTTGCATTTGCAACATATCCTCTTGACGCGGTGAAAGATAGGCATTTGGGGGGACGACATTGTGAAGAAGTGTTGATTCCGACAAGTCCAGGGCTTCTGGTACCATACGGTAAttctttctttcttgtggggccgcggagacacgctCTCACATTGGCCAGCATGGCACAGCTTCTCGGCAACAACGTACACCAGTCTCGACAGCTGTTGACCCTTCTTCGTGTGCTGCACActgtctcgccgtcgacCAGTCTGCTGCGGCGCGCGGGCGCACGTTCTACACTTTGTTCCTTCCAGTTTACGCTGCGCCTTCCCGAACAGTATCAAAGGGCAAATTGGCGCCGTGGATCCGCGGAACACACCAACATGCTGCAGCAGCAGAAACGAACGGCGTAGGATTGGTGGACGTCGGGCGTTGGTAGCACGGTCACCTCAAGACTGCCTCTGCTCTTCTACCGTAACGACCCTTGTAAACTAAGATAGCTTCTGTGTTGAGGACAGGGAACTTCAGCACCGCTCGACAAACGAGCGATTCGCGTTGCCATCCCAAAAACTAGTAGACCGCTACATCTTGCATATGAGGATGCACGCTTTTCCCTCCGCGAGTGTTACGCAAAGCAGTTGCCAGAGAAGGATTGAGTGGAGCGTCAGATGACCTGAGCAGCGACACGCGAAAGCAGTTCTTGTCTCACACAGCACGATACCGTGGAAACTAAGTCGCTCGATTGCTTGTTGGGGAGAGCAAATCCACCCGTACGCCGGTTGCTAACGACAGAGCCGGCGGCACATCAGGCACGCGACAGCAGGCAACTGCTGTTCTACAGGAGCAACAGCCTCGGGTTTTGAGTTCAGGGGACAAACGGCTCGCTGTCTATAACTGATTTTTGCAGGAAGgaacgcgacagacgcgaCGGGAGACTCCGAACAGCGCCGCGGAAAACGGAGCTAGACCCTTCTATTTCTGCCCGGACGACGTTCAGGTTCGTCAGTCAAATGTACGGCTGACGGAAGTTCTCTTTCCGATTTACGCCGGACTACACCTTCAGCACAGAGTTTTTATGCTTCCCGCAAGAGGTTTCCCAACAATGTTGTCGCACACAAAAGACTCCGAGAAAAATAAGCGAACAGACAACTTGAGTCAGTCGCCGCACCGTCAAGAACGCTGAAAGCTCCGCTTTTTGTCGTGGCATATGGGTGAACCTGAGCTCTGCAGAGAGGCTGCCGCATTCTCCACCAGGAATAGCTACAAAAGCCCAACTACAGGGGGCTTCAGATCGAACCCTGTAACTCGGGAATGCACGCGACACtagagacagaaagcgacgtTTTGGCTGCAGGTTGTCTCACAGAGTTCAACTTGTTGCGGTGTAGCTACTGTCGGTTCTCGGACCTGAACGGCGGTCCCCATCACAGAGCTGACGATACACCTGACGTGTGCGCGCGGTGGTCTAGATTTATCGACAATGAGTTGCCCTTATCCCTGGCAACCAGGATAACAAAGCAGTTCACAATCACCGCGAACTTTTACGTGGAAGTACGTGCCAGGAACAGTATTTTCTGGCTTTGCTCGCAGGAGACACTACCCTTTCAAACGAGATGCTGGAGCCAGAGGAGTGTTTGGACATCCTGTCCATAGTGCGATACAAGACGCAGCTGCTTGATATTATTGACGAAGCTGCGAGACTGAGCGAGTcggagaaacgcagaaaagcggagTGTATTGAACTACGACTGGAGATCAGTTCGCTGAAAGCGGACCTCAGCGCTAAAGAGCTCGAGCTTGCGACCGTTGACCGGACGATCGAGGATGGGATAACcagcgaaaacgcgcgcaTTCTGTCAAAGGAAAATGAGGAACTGAAGGTGCGGTAAACACATGGCCCCATCCACTAGGGCTGCGACACATACGCTGCTTCAGGTCCTCCGAGATAACCTCAAAAATCTCCTAGAATCAACCCAAAACAAGCTCAAGCAGTGTGAGCTGGAAAAATACAATGCGAAACAAGAGTTGGAGGCCTGCAAGAGTTTGGCCCCGACACGGGACCGTGGTCTGGACTCCTCAGCCCAGTTGTTCGACCAGTTCATTTCAATGCAAGGCCATGCAGCTAAAAAGTTTGAGGATCTGCAGCTGGCGTTGAACGGTAAGAGACTACCACTATGCGACTCGCTTGCCGCAGCCAGTATGGCGTCGTTCTTGATTTAAGACgtcagaaaggagaggagtgAGGTGCTGAAAAGGCAGCTTGAGATGCAGACGGAGCTAGACGAGCTTAAAGCTGCGATGGACGACTATCAGGCGGACGAGCAAAAATATCGGCAGCACACTGCACAGCTGAAAGAACAGCTTATCGCGGTAGGGCTTTCAGTAGAGCTTTTCGAGGGACAAAACAAAGAAACAGCCTCTAGTCGTCCGCCAGCCTCGAAAAGCTCAGAGAGGAAGTGTTGATGGAaagggagcgaagaaaggaactTGAGGAAGACTTGAGTCGAGCGTCTCAGCGAATTGTCGAACTCTCAGTAAGACTAAAGCATACAGTGTGCTACGGAGATCATGCATGCTTCCGTGACTCAGGAATCGCGGGAGCAGCTCGCTGAAGCTCTGCGTGCAGCGTATTTGGGACGGTAAGTAAGTGGCCGAAACAGTCACCAGCATCTCCTTAACAACTTCTTTCAGAGAAGCACTGGGGCCTTGTTTGGTACGAATATACCACCGTTTACTGGGATAGCAACCTATAATCTACGGTCATCAACAACAGCAATTGTCGCCGCTTCAGACGAGTGAAAACGAGCTGGTATCCACTGGAGTCGAGCGGATCAGCTCGCTCGGCGGCATCGAGGAACGCCGAAAGTGTGACCTATTTAAGAGCAGCGACGGGCCACAGACGGTTGCGCGCAGCAGTCGGAAGAGGAGTCGCAGTCCGTCCGCAGCAGCCTCCAGTCTGTCAAGTTGTCCCGGGAACACGCCTAGCAGCTGCTCGGACTACCAGGCTGACAGCAACACGAAATCGCGAACAGCGGCCGAATCTGCAGAGCTGCGCTTGACTTGCGCGGAAGACATGGCGGCCGAAGATCAAACAAAACAAGAACTGGATGTGAACCACTTTCAGGACAGTCAGGTTATTTTGTTCGAAATCGATGAGATGACAGGAATAAGTACGGATAACGTGTGCGCGAAACGAAAGGCGACCTGCAGCTTGGCGCAAGATCGTGACGTGGACCCTCCCGTAAAGTCGGATTGGAGTCACTGGATTCTCTCTCGGCATATCGACGATGCAGCCCAACAACTAACCGGATCAGCACATCCCTACCCCCACACACAGGCCCGTGGGCAAAAAAAGTACGAGGGTGTGCCATTACCGGCACCTGAAGAATTGCCTTCAGGACAGTCAAACCGGGAAAAAACGACGGTTATCTCACTGCCGGTAAAAGATAATCCTGTCCGCAAGACAGAAGCGATGGGAAGGGCCCCGAGTGTCGTCGAAGGCGATTGTACCGCTTCGCCTCACGCCTCGGTTTCCCCCGTCAAAAACGAAACCGCCTTGATGTTGCCGTCACAGCCCTCGTACACAAACTCTCTTGACATAATAGAGAGCATCCACGATCCCAACTGCCATGTGGCGAGAGCATGCGACGCAGGGAATTACGCCGGAATTGAAAAACACACAGGACAAAGCGAGCTGTCACCGAAGcgtgtttcctcttccacTTCATCCAGCCCCGACAAAGCGACAGCCTCTGCGTGCTCGACTGCGGTAGGTCCCTTACAACGAAGAGGCTAACCCCCCGACAATTGATGATCCATGCGGCCACGCTCTTCAGACGCGACAGTTCAGCGCCCCTGCCCCCTTGCAAACACCAGTTTCCCCAATTCCTGATCGCAGGCCCCCTCTAGACAggcaaaaggaaaacgaaggcacACAGGCTAGTGTGCAGTTCGATTGTGACGCCCTCCTGAATGCGATCTGCCTCTAACAGGTCACGCTCTTCCAAACTGTCCACTGTACCGTGTCCATGGAATGTTTTAAATGGAACAGCCCCTCGAATCTGTACATCTTACATAAACTTCAGTTGGTGTGACTCCAACGAAGCCCATGCAAGTATGCACTTAATCTGTAGCATATTTCACGCGTCACCAGTTAGCTGTTCCTCCCCTGCACTTGACACTCTGAGGATAATGACGTATTTCGAGGGCACGTCGCGAAAATAGGGCACTTGCAATAACAGGCGACCTTGCTCCCGAAAAAAAAGTCCTGCCACACTCATAACAAGACGGGCTTATTACTCGTGCCCGATGATACATATATCAAAATACTATCAAAAAAGGGAATTTCAGCATCTGCCGCAGCGCCGATTCATAAAATCCTGTGAAGGTATCGGTACATACGCTGCGACTGTGGTTCTCCCGACAGGAAAGTTGACCATCGGGGAGTCAGTTCACGTCAGCGATCAGGGCTGCACCCTTGCCAGAGCCGTCATCCGCAATGCAATAGTGAATGTTTTTCGCAGCGTCGCCGGCGACCAACTGCGTGTAATGTTCAACCGCCTCCCGGTACCACTGGTTCTTCACATACAGAGCGCCATCAATTCCCACAGTGGCTCCGGTGTCCAGTCGCTGCACAACAGCACAAGCATTATCGGCACACCGACTCGTTTAGGAATCATACATGGGCGGGCGAAAAGCAGAACTGAATGCGACGGGCTACTGCGGAAAACTGCTAACTCGTAAACCTACTCCTGTTCTGTAGCACAGAGTGGTGGCCAGGGTTGCGGCGAACGCGGCTGATCGGTCGAAGACGAGTCTGCAAATCTCCCAGATGCATTGGATGTCGGTCAAATCCATCGTCACGCCCCAGCATTCCTTGATAGCCTGGATGCTTGCGGCCTTGTCCTCGCTATGGTCGTCACGGATCGCTGACGCCGTTTCTCCATGAATTGAATGCCGAACGCTGCGAAACAAACACAACAGCTGCGGCAGCAACATGCGACGACCCCATGTCACACTGTCTACGCACCCAACTGCCCGCTTGACAGCCTTcaccttttctttcgcccGGAAAGTTGCTCACCTTGCTCTCTCAGGGACACGATCCCCGAATACTCTCACTGCGGCGACCCGGACAATTTCACCGATGTAGTAGCCCGACACAAGTTTCTCGAATTGCTGCTTCCCCCGGTTGTGTGTCTTGTCGTCGACCTGAACGCGTGGAACGAACGATTCAGCATAACAGCCTACTTGGACATCCAGATTTGCGCTGTGACACTAAAAAATACTCAAAGGAGAAACCAAATCCCACATTTGGGGTTGCACCTTTAATACTCGTCGGGAGTGCCAAAGAACGGCAAGCTTACCTCGACATCAATTTCGTTGCGAGGAAGCTCTTTGTGGAAGTTTCCTGCCTCCATGTTTACGATTGTACCAGTGTAACCATACTGGCTAGCTTCGGGCTCCACGTAGCAGGCGTTGAATCCGGTGCCGACGATGAGGCCCACACGACACTCGGGAGTGCCTGGCACTCTTTGGTATGCACAGGACACCAATGTGCCAACCTGACAGAAACATCACAAAAATCCAAAAGCGGGCATCGCAGTGAGTGTCTCGCTACGCTTCCAACGATACCACCGTTGTACGCAAAACGCATGTTTCCACGTGAACATGCAAACGACGGGGGCCATCGCTGTGTCCAGTTACGCCATCGAATAGTGCAACGGCCTCGAAGGCTCTTCCAGTTGAGGCGCTTACCGTGTCATTCACGATAGCTTTGCATACGGCAGGGACTTTCTGTCGTTCCAGAGCATCGGCAAGCAACACCGCCACATCCTTGCCCTCTACACGATCAGGGTTCTCGCGACCAGTTTCGAAGCCTTTCGTCCATTCAATGAGAATGCTAGAATTAAGAGCCTGGAGGCACAAACCCAAAGCTTTCGAAGTGTGTGTAAGCCCACACATGAGCGCGACTTCCCTGTCCCACTGAACTTCTGGCTGCAGCTTCAGACGCAAGTGAAACGTCGCCCCCTTGCACTGCCTCTCGGGGCATTCACCGTGAGAGAGGATCTAGTGTTTCGTGTTGGGTTTGGAACTCACAGCTTGAGcgcagggaaacgagaaagtGAATCCAACTGAAACAGGTGTGTtggtctcttccgccttcttcaggTCTCCTGATCGCGCCATCAGCCCGCGGATGCACTTGGCAAACTGGTCAAAcagttcctttcctcccgccTGTTTGTCCATAAATCCCTTGGCACATCGATGTTCCGCGCTTCTTaggctgtacgtacacatgCAAATCAAACATTTCACATCCAGTATTATGAATTGGCCCTAATCTCGGACTCGCACAAAAACGACAGTCAGCTATATAGCAACCCGGCGTGCCTGAAAGCCTCCTCACCAGATTTTGTCCTGATCGATATGCATTTTGCCCTTGCCAAGAAGAGAACACCGGACCGCGCGGCACGTAGACCCTCCAAAGTCGATGGCGTACGCCTCGCCGACTTCGTCGCCCGTAGGCAAGTTTGTCACACAGCTGTCGAGCATTTTCATCGAGCACTCCTCCGGTACCCAAGTGATGCCATGCTTCTTGTGCATCTCCAAGCCCTACAAAGACAAAACCTCATAACGGACTACTATGAAGCGGAAATGCGCACAAGACCGTCTCTACACCATCCGGGAGTGAATAAGAACAACACTGCGGGGTCTTTGACGAGTAGCGACAACGGTTTAGCACGACCGAGACCCCCGATCGAGCACACACCACGCACAGTCTGTGGGGGCGCTCGGTGGCCAGGCGGTAAAAATGTCAGCTCCGTCCTGTGGAAGAAACTTCGAGTACGGAGACTCCGGGACATGATGAGCAACACTCTTGCTTCACCTCCTACAGAGGCGACGCTATATACAGGCTCCAGGTGACAACTGCATCACCAGCTCTGGACCGTATCTCATGCCAGcgccaaagagagaaagccgagCAGCACATTGTCCCCATCATCGTCGTGGACATCGCTTAATAAGAAATGTCAACTTGTCAAACAGTGGATGGGACGGGGCTTACTCGTTTCAATTCCCTCAGGAAACTCTCCCGGAGCTCCAGCAAAAGCTCGCGTGTTGGAGTCATCATCTTGCGGACGACCTGGGAGCAGATGGAATAGAGGGGAGAAATGCAAGTTCAGTCGAGAGCCACAAAGGATACGCTGCATGGGAGAtgcctttctcctgcgcCGCGTCTTGGGTTATAAAATCTCGATCTTATCACCCGCTCCCGTTTCCCCGTGAACTCCACTTCCCCCCTACTGTTTCAGATGAGAACCACCCGGCTTGtgtggaaaaaggaaaatTCGGTAGGATCAAGCTCCGCACTCCCTCTCACATCCTAGTAAGTCTCAAGACTTGCAAATACGGGGAGCTACGCAGGAACAAACtttttcggtgtctcttcaaATGCCGAGCAGCGCAGACGTGGCGCTAACCCGGGTGAAGCTAGGTCTAATCGAAGGCAGTTTTCCTGACATGATAAAAGGGGGGGGCGCGTTCGGCAAAAAAAGGGAGATATCGGTACAGATAGATGCCAATTCACGCAGGCGCATACATGTGCACATGTCCACATGCGTAACTGTAAGAATCGACAGattttctctcgcccccgATGGCCATGTGAACAAAGTCTCCGTACCTCCAGCTCCGCCTGCTGCTTGGCTTCGTCGCCTGGTTTGCGGGGCTGCATTTTGTCGACGAGTAAAAATTGGAACTtcagggagaagagggtcTTCTGTTCACCTCTGTTCAGCATACGCAGGAACACCGAACTGCGTAACGTGGAGCACGCAGAGCGAGGAACTAGGGACAAGCTGCGCAGAAAACTCTAAAGTGTTGCACAAAGATGAgatgagagaagacggcaggGGGGAGCACGCAAACTGCCCAGCAGGAGAAACGGTAAGGACGATCACAGGACGAGGGGATAGAGTGCACCGGATAAAGTGCCGCAGATCTTTATCTGGTCGCAATGTGGATTTTTTCAGCAAAAAACGGAGTCCGTCTTGCTACACGAATGGATTCCGTCCACCAAATGATCCCAGACATTTTACATGACCAGAACTTCCAGAAGAACAGACCACTTGCAGATGCAAACCCGACAGAGTTTGAACATGAATCGGAGAGGCTGTCGTGGCCGTCCGCTCACGCGCTGTTCGAATTTTCCCTGGCGAACATCCGCACCTGTGGGTATTTGGTCTGTCGCCCGCGAGAAAAGCTTTGGACAGTGCAGCGATCGACCTTCCTGTCAAACGCAACACTGGCAGTGTACCGtgaaagacggagagaatTGGGTTTGTTGTTGCCCGAACGCATTCGTTGAGAAAGTGACTGCAACAGGCTTGCGGACCCGCTGCTCACCTTACGCCTTGCCACAGCGTGGCTCTGCTGCGCCGGCTATGTCTCAAATGGTTCCTGTCGTCGGGAGGGTTTCTTTCCTGTGGGCGGGGGGGTTGGCGCACTCACAGGCGAAAATCGCATGCGCCTTTCTGTGCAACTACACACATCTACGCTggcttcccgtctctttcttgtgGCTGCGACTCCACCCACACAATGGACAGCTGGGGTGGTCTTCTTGAAACATCGTCGCTTTCGGCAGGACAAGAAAACCCTGGAAGCACCGAACACCACCGGTCCGTTCGGTCAAGTGGCGATTACGAGGCGTTGGCCCCAGACACGAGTAAAGTACTGCTCTGTGCGAGAACGTCACCGTGCCAGGAGAGGCGTCCCCCCGGCACCGTCCATCCGCTCACGGATAGAGAGGCACGTAGATGAATCGCGAGGACTTCACAAGAATTCCTTTTGAGGAACATGGAAACTCGCGGATATCACTCGGCACTTTTGCTTCGGTAGGCACTCTGGCGCAGCTTCCCCCTTTTTTTAGAACAGCAATGGACTCAGTTGTAGGGATGGCCGTCGCTTTCTTGCGTTCCA
The sequence above is a segment of the Neospora caninum Liverpool complete genome, chromosome IX genome. Coding sequences within it:
- a CDS encoding putative ppg3 — protein: MQGNPPRPPPLSPRDDRARRAVPQGWAVVQTPDSPPTLSHGTPGYPASGPSITPIFFPSAAGNTCPRPFCAEAFLSASPVDSHNSSTGSFQRRDSVSSGFSQAESSGSPSVSGSMEQGGRFGRSQKPLSGLRTSVSVPNFFHAKPTSLLRKKGRDMDATGSVAREGAFWGDLLDDENEKPATPGLEAASYPVPPAGPRPIGASPSLSGALSALSSAPSPLSSHRSGDGHAPLGAEKQTADKRLPGYRRSFFQKPLGLTLSKLGSRGESCPDFFAQNKGLVRVSSAASVAGEGDSVSSSSSVGTDLSQHGGVSEEPTAPVPVLLGVPSAASAAVPTIFGGSTLRQVHSSPSLQGASPVPTPTTCPPPSLSRIQASELEQSIDTEFLSSLSARRLRLSAGPPNPPARPSLPSGNLQLQQNRQGNLGAISRRLSIRQLVQRSSAALGPPAQPRIASRGATGDEGSSARPAGDRPGTARFAASPRDAHPGFDEDALRVGEVSAVPEEVNVQEESGSSHGSSPEDGVSDDDSGGAGASPPGGTGS
- a CDS encoding cDNA FLJ57348, highly similar to Homo sapiens hexokinase domain containing 1 (HKDC1), mRNA, related, producing the protein MQPRKPGDEAKQQAELEVVRKMMTPTRELLLELRESFLRELKRGLEMHKKHGITWVPEECSMKMLDSCVTNLPTGDEVGEAYAIDFGGSTCRAVRCSLLGKGKMHIDQDKICLRSAEHRCAKGFMDKQAGGKELFDQFAKCIRGLMARSGDLKKAEETNTPVSVGFTFSFPCAQAALNSSILIEWTKGFETGRENPDRVEGKDVAVLLADALERQKVPAVCKAIVNDTVGTLVSCAYQRVPGTPECRVGLIVGTGFNACYVEPEASQYGYTGTIVNMEAGNFHKELPRNEIDVEVDDKTHNRGKQQFEKLVSGYYIGEIVRVAAVRVFGDRVPERASVRHSIHGETASAIRDDHSEDKAASIQAIKECWGVTMDLTDIQCIWEICRLVFDRSAAFAATLATTLCYRTGRLDTGATVGIDGALYVKNQWYREAVEHYTQLVAGDAAKNIHYCIADDGSGKGAALIADVN